One stretch of Caloenas nicobarica isolate bCalNic1 chromosome 4, bCalNic1.hap1, whole genome shotgun sequence DNA includes these proteins:
- the DUSP4 gene encoding dual specificity protein phosphatase 4 translates to MVATEGLREMEGSALRRLVCRDEAAPAGGPGRCLVLDCRPFLAHSAGHIRGALNVRCNTIVRRRAKGAVSLEQILPAEGEVRARLRAGLYAAVVVYDERSPRAEALREDSTVALVVRALRRDTARADIRLLAGGYERFSSEFPEFCAKTKSLSNASPPTSAEPLDFGCGSCGTPLHDQGGPVEILPFLYLGSAYHAARRDMLDALGITALLNVSSDCPNHFEGHYQYKCIPVEDNHKADISSWFMEAIEYIDSVKECCGRVLVHCQAGISRSATICLAYLMMKKRVKLEEAFEFVKQRRSIISPNFSFMGQLLQFESQVLATSCAVEAVSPSGTLRERGKSTSTPTSQFVFSFPVSVGVHATPSSLPYLHSPITTSPSC, encoded by the exons ATGGTGGCCACCGAGGGGCTGCGGGAGATGGAGGGCAGCGCGCTGCGGCGCCTGGTGTGCCGCGACGAGGCCGCCCCGGCCGGCGGCCCCGGGCGCTGCCTGGTGCTGGACTGCCGGCCGTTCCTGGCGCACAGCGCCGGCCACATCCGCGGGGCGCTCAACGTGCGCTGCAACACGATCGTGCGGCGGCGGGCCAAGGGGGCGGTGAGCCTGGAGCAGATCCTGCCGGCCGAGGGCGAGGTGCGGGCGCGGCTGCGGGCCGGGCTGTACGCCGCCGTGGTGGTGTACGACGAGCGCAGCCCCCGCGCCGAGGCCCTGCGCGAGGACAGCACCGTGGCGCTCGTGGTGCGCGCGCTCCGCCGCGACACGGCGCGCGCCGACATCCGCCTCCTGGCAG GCGGTTATGAGCGTTTCTCCTCAGAGTTCCCTGAATTCTGTGCAAAAACCAAGTCCCTGAGCAATGCGTCACCCCCCACCAGCGCTGAGCCCCTGGATTTTGGCTGTGGTTCCTGTGGGACGCCTCTTCATGACCAG GGTGGTCCTGTGGAAATACTTCCCTTCCTCTACCTTGGCAGTGCCTACCACGCTGCCCGGCGGGACATGCTTGATGCTCTGGGCATCACAGCCCTGCTGAACGTCTCCTCAGACTGCCCCAACCACTTCGAGGGGCACTACCAGTACAAGTGTATCCCCGTGGAAGACAACCACAAAGCTGACATCAGCTCCTGGTTCATGGAGGCAATCGAGTACATCG ACTCGGTGAAGGAGTGTTGTGGCCGGGTCCTAGTCCACTGCCAGGCTGGTATCTCCCGCTCCGCCACCATCTGCTTGGCTTACCTGATGATGAAGAAGCGTGTCAAGCTGGAGGAGGCCTTTGAGTTTGTCAAGCAGCGCCGGAGCAtcatctcccccaacttcagCTTcatggggcagctgctgcagtttgAGTCGCAGGTGTTGGCCACCTCATGTGCAGTGGAAGCCGTCAGCCCCTCGGGGACCCTGCGGGAGCGGGGCAAGTCCACCTCCACTCCCACCTCCCAGTTTGTCTTCAGCTTCCCAGTCTCTGTCGGTGTCCatgccacccccagcagccTCCCGTATCTGCACAGCCCCATCACCACGTCACCCAGCTGTTAG